The following proteins come from a genomic window of Carassius carassius chromosome 10, fCarCar2.1, whole genome shotgun sequence:
- the LOC132151376 gene encoding inactive phospholipase D5-like isoform X1 produces the protein MQDRRLVSEGPGVKPPPEMGFFSTPLTRPGNNIFSNVQQQDYSAIIWLRRRDRMERSQQKCIAVFALVCCFAVLVALIFSAVDVWGEDEDGVTEENCSKNCRIVLVENVPGELSFNPNNSTHLPLTLGLNHLLDQAKLSVEIVSPYWALTSNDQGSQLYSSYQGLRTKGQYLFQRLLSLKSRGVRLKIVSDQPNSIELKSMSDRYAEVHYVNMTALTRGRLLSSFWVVDRKHVYIGSAGMNWKALSKLKELGVIVYDCSCLALDMHRIFSFYWQLQYRDYIPSIWSKRVTAVFSRDEPLQFRLNNTDASAYVSTSPELFCPKGRSRDLDAIRHVIREAKRFIYISVNDYLPLVNRSFRGSPIIRYWSPIDEMLREAAVLREVKVRLLISLWTGTHPLTINFMTSMQALCTGLPVCSIEVRFYRGKEQMGGFQHRINENKFMVTDNAVYIGNLDWVGSELAFNAGAGLVIQESENQQEKQNSIVEQLTAAFERDWFSPYIINLLPGSTTLQESQHGRQKLQALKTKPKGRGRE, from the exons ATGCAGGATAGGAGGCTTGTTTCAGAGGGTCCAGGGGTGAAGCCCCCACCCGAAATGGGGTTCTTCTCCACGCCTCTCACCCGGCCGGGTAACAACATCTTCAGCAACGTCCAGCAGCAGGACTACTCTGCTATAATCTGGCTTAGAAGAAGAGATAGAATGGAACGG TCTCAGCAGAAATGTATTGCTGTGTTTGCACTGGTTTGCTGCTTTGCTGTCCTGGTGGCTCTAATTTTCTCTGCTGTGGACGTCTGGGGAGAGGATGAGGATGGTGTCACTGAGGAGAACTGCAGCAAAAATTGTCG CATTGTTCTTGTGGAGAATGTCCCAGGGGAGCTGTCATTCAACCCCAATAATTCAACCCATCTCCCACTTACCTTGGGTCTCAACCATCTTTTGGACCAAGCAAAACTGTCAGTTGAGATAGTGTCGCCATACTGGGCTCTGACCTCCAATGATCAGGGGTCACAGCTTTATTCTTCTTATCAG GGGCTCCGtacaaag GGTCAGTATTTGTTTCAGAGATTGTTAAGCCTGAAGTCTCGAGGTGTCAGATTAAAGATTGTTAGTGACCAGCCCAACTCCATTGAGCTGAAGAGCATGTCTGACCGCT ATGCAGAAGTGCACTATGTCAACATGACGGCCCTCACCAGAGGAAGACTGCTTTCCTCATTTTGGGTGGTGGACAGGAAGCACGTTTACATTGGCAGTGCTGGCATGAACTGGAAAGCTCTGTCCAAG CTGAAGGAGCTCGGAGTAATAGTGTACGACTGTAGTTGTTTGGCTCTGGACATGCACAGGATCTTTTCTTTCTACTGGCAGCTGCAGTACAGGGACTACATCCCTTCAATCTGGTCCAAGAGAGTCACGGCCGTGTTCAGCAGAGACGAGCCGCTTCAGTTCAGACTCAACAATACAGACGCTTCTGCATATGTGTCG aCATCACCAGAGCTGTTTTGCCCCAAGGGTCGAAGTAGAGATTTAGATGCCATACGTCATGTGATCCGAGAAGCCAAGAGATTCATCTACATTTCTGTAAATGATTACCTGCCCTTAGTCAACCGCAGCTTCAGAGGATCACCAATCATAAG GTACTGGTCACCAATAGACGAGATGCTCCGGGAGGCTGCAGTACTGAGAGAGGTCAAAGTTCGTCTCTTGATCAGTCTGTGGACAGGTACACATCCGCTGACCATTAACTTTATGACGTCAATGCAGGCTCTATGCACAGGACTGCCAGTCTGCTCTATAGAAGTG AGATTTTACAGAGGCAAGGAGCAGATGGGAGGATTTCAGCACAGGATAAATGAGAATAAATTTATGGTGACAGACAACGCAGTATACATCG GGAATCTGGACTGGGTTGGCAGTGAGTTGGCTTTCAATGCAGGAGCTGGGCTGGTGATTCAAGAATCAGAGAACCAGCAGGAAAAGCAGAACTCGATTGTAGAGCAGCTGACTGCTGCTTTTGAAAGAGATTGGTTTTCACCCTACATAATAAACCTGCTCCCTGGCAGCACGACTCTACAGGAGAGCCAACATGGGAGGCAGAAACTGCAAGCTCTAAAGACAAAACCAAAGGGTAGAGGGCGTGAATGA
- the LOC132151376 gene encoding inactive phospholipase D5-like isoform X2 yields MQDRRLVSEGPGVKPPPEMGFFSTPLTRPGNNIFSNVQQQDYSAIIWLRRRDRMERSQQKCIAVFALVCCFAVLVALIFSAVDVWGEDEDGVTEENCSKNCRIVLVENVPGELSFNPNNSTHLPLTLGLNHLLDQAKLSVEIVSPYWALTSNDQGSQLYSSYQGQYLFQRLLSLKSRGVRLKIVSDQPNSIELKSMSDRYAEVHYVNMTALTRGRLLSSFWVVDRKHVYIGSAGMNWKALSKLKELGVIVYDCSCLALDMHRIFSFYWQLQYRDYIPSIWSKRVTAVFSRDEPLQFRLNNTDASAYVSTSPELFCPKGRSRDLDAIRHVIREAKRFIYISVNDYLPLVNRSFRGSPIIRYWSPIDEMLREAAVLREVKVRLLISLWTGTHPLTINFMTSMQALCTGLPVCSIEVRFYRGKEQMGGFQHRINENKFMVTDNAVYIGNLDWVGSELAFNAGAGLVIQESENQQEKQNSIVEQLTAAFERDWFSPYIINLLPGSTTLQESQHGRQKLQALKTKPKGRGRE; encoded by the exons ATGCAGGATAGGAGGCTTGTTTCAGAGGGTCCAGGGGTGAAGCCCCCACCCGAAATGGGGTTCTTCTCCACGCCTCTCACCCGGCCGGGTAACAACATCTTCAGCAACGTCCAGCAGCAGGACTACTCTGCTATAATCTGGCTTAGAAGAAGAGATAGAATGGAACGG TCTCAGCAGAAATGTATTGCTGTGTTTGCACTGGTTTGCTGCTTTGCTGTCCTGGTGGCTCTAATTTTCTCTGCTGTGGACGTCTGGGGAGAGGATGAGGATGGTGTCACTGAGGAGAACTGCAGCAAAAATTGTCG CATTGTTCTTGTGGAGAATGTCCCAGGGGAGCTGTCATTCAACCCCAATAATTCAACCCATCTCCCACTTACCTTGGGTCTCAACCATCTTTTGGACCAAGCAAAACTGTCAGTTGAGATAGTGTCGCCATACTGGGCTCTGACCTCCAATGATCAGGGGTCACAGCTTTATTCTTCTTATCAG GGTCAGTATTTGTTTCAGAGATTGTTAAGCCTGAAGTCTCGAGGTGTCAGATTAAAGATTGTTAGTGACCAGCCCAACTCCATTGAGCTGAAGAGCATGTCTGACCGCT ATGCAGAAGTGCACTATGTCAACATGACGGCCCTCACCAGAGGAAGACTGCTTTCCTCATTTTGGGTGGTGGACAGGAAGCACGTTTACATTGGCAGTGCTGGCATGAACTGGAAAGCTCTGTCCAAG CTGAAGGAGCTCGGAGTAATAGTGTACGACTGTAGTTGTTTGGCTCTGGACATGCACAGGATCTTTTCTTTCTACTGGCAGCTGCAGTACAGGGACTACATCCCTTCAATCTGGTCCAAGAGAGTCACGGCCGTGTTCAGCAGAGACGAGCCGCTTCAGTTCAGACTCAACAATACAGACGCTTCTGCATATGTGTCG aCATCACCAGAGCTGTTTTGCCCCAAGGGTCGAAGTAGAGATTTAGATGCCATACGTCATGTGATCCGAGAAGCCAAGAGATTCATCTACATTTCTGTAAATGATTACCTGCCCTTAGTCAACCGCAGCTTCAGAGGATCACCAATCATAAG GTACTGGTCACCAATAGACGAGATGCTCCGGGAGGCTGCAGTACTGAGAGAGGTCAAAGTTCGTCTCTTGATCAGTCTGTGGACAGGTACACATCCGCTGACCATTAACTTTATGACGTCAATGCAGGCTCTATGCACAGGACTGCCAGTCTGCTCTATAGAAGTG AGATTTTACAGAGGCAAGGAGCAGATGGGAGGATTTCAGCACAGGATAAATGAGAATAAATTTATGGTGACAGACAACGCAGTATACATCG GGAATCTGGACTGGGTTGGCAGTGAGTTGGCTTTCAATGCAGGAGCTGGGCTGGTGATTCAAGAATCAGAGAACCAGCAGGAAAAGCAGAACTCGATTGTAGAGCAGCTGACTGCTGCTTTTGAAAGAGATTGGTTTTCACCCTACATAATAAACCTGCTCCCTGGCAGCACGACTCTACAGGAGAGCCAACATGGGAGGCAGAAACTGCAAGCTCTAAAGACAAAACCAAAGGGTAGAGGGCGTGAATGA
- the LOC132151376 gene encoding inactive phospholipase D5-like isoform X3 has translation MKCTSILFSVFPEVGRNLKAVMPGSATQEKIMKSQQKCIAVFALVCCFAVLVALIFSAVDVWGEDEDGVTEENCSKNCRIVLVENVPGELSFNPNNSTHLPLTLGLNHLLDQAKLSVEIVSPYWALTSNDQGSQLYSSYQGLRTKGQYLFQRLLSLKSRGVRLKIVSDQPNSIELKSMSDRYAEVHYVNMTALTRGRLLSSFWVVDRKHVYIGSAGMNWKALSKLKELGVIVYDCSCLALDMHRIFSFYWQLQYRDYIPSIWSKRVTAVFSRDEPLQFRLNNTDASAYVSTSPELFCPKGRSRDLDAIRHVIREAKRFIYISVNDYLPLVNRSFRGSPIIRYWSPIDEMLREAAVLREVKVRLLISLWTGTHPLTINFMTSMQALCTGLPVCSIEVRFYRGKEQMGGFQHRINENKFMVTDNAVYIGNLDWVGSELAFNAGAGLVIQESENQQEKQNSIVEQLTAAFERDWFSPYIINLLPGSTTLQESQHGRQKLQALKTKPKGRGRE, from the exons ATGAAATGCACTAGCATCTTGTTTTCAGTGTTTCCTGAAGTTGGAAGGAACTTAAAAGCTGTTATGCCAGGCTCTGCCACTCAGGAGAAAATCATGAAG TCTCAGCAGAAATGTATTGCTGTGTTTGCACTGGTTTGCTGCTTTGCTGTCCTGGTGGCTCTAATTTTCTCTGCTGTGGACGTCTGGGGAGAGGATGAGGATGGTGTCACTGAGGAGAACTGCAGCAAAAATTGTCG CATTGTTCTTGTGGAGAATGTCCCAGGGGAGCTGTCATTCAACCCCAATAATTCAACCCATCTCCCACTTACCTTGGGTCTCAACCATCTTTTGGACCAAGCAAAACTGTCAGTTGAGATAGTGTCGCCATACTGGGCTCTGACCTCCAATGATCAGGGGTCACAGCTTTATTCTTCTTATCAG GGGCTCCGtacaaag GGTCAGTATTTGTTTCAGAGATTGTTAAGCCTGAAGTCTCGAGGTGTCAGATTAAAGATTGTTAGTGACCAGCCCAACTCCATTGAGCTGAAGAGCATGTCTGACCGCT ATGCAGAAGTGCACTATGTCAACATGACGGCCCTCACCAGAGGAAGACTGCTTTCCTCATTTTGGGTGGTGGACAGGAAGCACGTTTACATTGGCAGTGCTGGCATGAACTGGAAAGCTCTGTCCAAG CTGAAGGAGCTCGGAGTAATAGTGTACGACTGTAGTTGTTTGGCTCTGGACATGCACAGGATCTTTTCTTTCTACTGGCAGCTGCAGTACAGGGACTACATCCCTTCAATCTGGTCCAAGAGAGTCACGGCCGTGTTCAGCAGAGACGAGCCGCTTCAGTTCAGACTCAACAATACAGACGCTTCTGCATATGTGTCG aCATCACCAGAGCTGTTTTGCCCCAAGGGTCGAAGTAGAGATTTAGATGCCATACGTCATGTGATCCGAGAAGCCAAGAGATTCATCTACATTTCTGTAAATGATTACCTGCCCTTAGTCAACCGCAGCTTCAGAGGATCACCAATCATAAG GTACTGGTCACCAATAGACGAGATGCTCCGGGAGGCTGCAGTACTGAGAGAGGTCAAAGTTCGTCTCTTGATCAGTCTGTGGACAGGTACACATCCGCTGACCATTAACTTTATGACGTCAATGCAGGCTCTATGCACAGGACTGCCAGTCTGCTCTATAGAAGTG AGATTTTACAGAGGCAAGGAGCAGATGGGAGGATTTCAGCACAGGATAAATGAGAATAAATTTATGGTGACAGACAACGCAGTATACATCG GGAATCTGGACTGGGTTGGCAGTGAGTTGGCTTTCAATGCAGGAGCTGGGCTGGTGATTCAAGAATCAGAGAACCAGCAGGAAAAGCAGAACTCGATTGTAGAGCAGCTGACTGCTGCTTTTGAAAGAGATTGGTTTTCACCCTACATAATAAACCTGCTCCCTGGCAGCACGACTCTACAGGAGAGCCAACATGGGAGGCAGAAACTGCAAGCTCTAAAGACAAAACCAAAGGGTAGAGGGCGTGAATGA
- the LOC132151376 gene encoding inactive phospholipase D5-like isoform X4, translating into MKCTSILFSVFPEVGRNLKAVMPGSATQEKIMKSQQKCIAVFALVCCFAVLVALIFSAVDVWGEDEDGVTEENCSKNCRIVLVENVPGELSFNPNNSTHLPLTLGLNHLLDQAKLSVEIVSPYWALTSNDQGSQLYSSYQGQYLFQRLLSLKSRGVRLKIVSDQPNSIELKSMSDRYAEVHYVNMTALTRGRLLSSFWVVDRKHVYIGSAGMNWKALSKLKELGVIVYDCSCLALDMHRIFSFYWQLQYRDYIPSIWSKRVTAVFSRDEPLQFRLNNTDASAYVSTSPELFCPKGRSRDLDAIRHVIREAKRFIYISVNDYLPLVNRSFRGSPIIRYWSPIDEMLREAAVLREVKVRLLISLWTGTHPLTINFMTSMQALCTGLPVCSIEVRFYRGKEQMGGFQHRINENKFMVTDNAVYIGNLDWVGSELAFNAGAGLVIQESENQQEKQNSIVEQLTAAFERDWFSPYIINLLPGSTTLQESQHGRQKLQALKTKPKGRGRE; encoded by the exons ATGAAATGCACTAGCATCTTGTTTTCAGTGTTTCCTGAAGTTGGAAGGAACTTAAAAGCTGTTATGCCAGGCTCTGCCACTCAGGAGAAAATCATGAAG TCTCAGCAGAAATGTATTGCTGTGTTTGCACTGGTTTGCTGCTTTGCTGTCCTGGTGGCTCTAATTTTCTCTGCTGTGGACGTCTGGGGAGAGGATGAGGATGGTGTCACTGAGGAGAACTGCAGCAAAAATTGTCG CATTGTTCTTGTGGAGAATGTCCCAGGGGAGCTGTCATTCAACCCCAATAATTCAACCCATCTCCCACTTACCTTGGGTCTCAACCATCTTTTGGACCAAGCAAAACTGTCAGTTGAGATAGTGTCGCCATACTGGGCTCTGACCTCCAATGATCAGGGGTCACAGCTTTATTCTTCTTATCAG GGTCAGTATTTGTTTCAGAGATTGTTAAGCCTGAAGTCTCGAGGTGTCAGATTAAAGATTGTTAGTGACCAGCCCAACTCCATTGAGCTGAAGAGCATGTCTGACCGCT ATGCAGAAGTGCACTATGTCAACATGACGGCCCTCACCAGAGGAAGACTGCTTTCCTCATTTTGGGTGGTGGACAGGAAGCACGTTTACATTGGCAGTGCTGGCATGAACTGGAAAGCTCTGTCCAAG CTGAAGGAGCTCGGAGTAATAGTGTACGACTGTAGTTGTTTGGCTCTGGACATGCACAGGATCTTTTCTTTCTACTGGCAGCTGCAGTACAGGGACTACATCCCTTCAATCTGGTCCAAGAGAGTCACGGCCGTGTTCAGCAGAGACGAGCCGCTTCAGTTCAGACTCAACAATACAGACGCTTCTGCATATGTGTCG aCATCACCAGAGCTGTTTTGCCCCAAGGGTCGAAGTAGAGATTTAGATGCCATACGTCATGTGATCCGAGAAGCCAAGAGATTCATCTACATTTCTGTAAATGATTACCTGCCCTTAGTCAACCGCAGCTTCAGAGGATCACCAATCATAAG GTACTGGTCACCAATAGACGAGATGCTCCGGGAGGCTGCAGTACTGAGAGAGGTCAAAGTTCGTCTCTTGATCAGTCTGTGGACAGGTACACATCCGCTGACCATTAACTTTATGACGTCAATGCAGGCTCTATGCACAGGACTGCCAGTCTGCTCTATAGAAGTG AGATTTTACAGAGGCAAGGAGCAGATGGGAGGATTTCAGCACAGGATAAATGAGAATAAATTTATGGTGACAGACAACGCAGTATACATCG GGAATCTGGACTGGGTTGGCAGTGAGTTGGCTTTCAATGCAGGAGCTGGGCTGGTGATTCAAGAATCAGAGAACCAGCAGGAAAAGCAGAACTCGATTGTAGAGCAGCTGACTGCTGCTTTTGAAAGAGATTGGTTTTCACCCTACATAATAAACCTGCTCCCTGGCAGCACGACTCTACAGGAGAGCCAACATGGGAGGCAGAAACTGCAAGCTCTAAAGACAAAACCAAAGGGTAGAGGGCGTGAATGA